The following proteins are encoded in a genomic region of Amycolatopsis sulphurea:
- a CDS encoding ABC transporter permease: MTTIALPGTLSLGLARGSFELRQFFRNREQMVFTFALPAVLMVLLGSILNGPTAQAGLSSGQLLAAGMIGSGIVSTSFNSVGIGIASDRELGALKRLRGTPMPAASYFVGKMVMVAVTSLAQMVLMAVVATLLFGLKLPDAPGKWLTLLWVLLLGIVSSTLLGIAVSSLTRTTTGTVAVVQLVYLVLQFISGVFVTPITHLPKIMVDIASLFPLKWICQGFRSVFLPPEAATQEMAGAWELPTVALVLGVWCVVGLVLARVSFRWTNEAR; this comes from the coding sequence GTGACCACCATCGCCCTACCGGGAACGCTGAGTCTCGGCCTCGCCCGTGGCTCGTTCGAGCTGCGGCAGTTCTTCCGCAACCGGGAGCAGATGGTGTTCACCTTCGCCCTCCCCGCGGTGCTGATGGTGCTGCTCGGCTCCATCCTCAACGGGCCGACCGCGCAGGCCGGGCTGTCCTCGGGGCAGCTGCTCGCGGCCGGCATGATCGGCTCCGGCATCGTGTCCACCTCGTTCAACAGCGTGGGCATCGGGATCGCCTCGGACCGGGAGCTGGGCGCGCTGAAACGGCTGCGCGGCACGCCGATGCCCGCCGCGTCCTACTTCGTCGGCAAGATGGTGATGGTCGCGGTGACCAGCTTGGCGCAGATGGTGCTGATGGCCGTGGTGGCGACCCTGCTGTTCGGCCTGAAGCTGCCGGACGCGCCGGGGAAGTGGCTGACCCTGCTGTGGGTGCTGCTGCTCGGGATCGTCTCCTCGACCCTGCTCGGCATCGCGGTCAGTTCGCTCACCCGCACCACCACCGGCACGGTGGCCGTGGTGCAGCTGGTGTACCTGGTGCTGCAGTTCATTTCCGGGGTGTTCGTCACGCCGATCACGCATCTGCCGAAGATCATGGTCGACATCGCGTCCCTCTTCCCGCTGAAATGGATCTGCCAGGGTTTCCGGTCGGTGTTCCTGCCGCCGGAGGCCGCAACGCAGGAGATGGCAGGAGCATGGGAACTGCCGACGGTCGCACTGGTCCTGGGGGTCTGGTGCGTGGTCGGGCTCGTGCTCGCGAGGGTGAGCTTCCGGTGGACGAACGAAGCACGGTGA
- a CDS encoding ABC transporter ATP-binding protein, protein MSTAVRVRGLRKEYPGQVAVAGIELDIRHGEVFALLGPNGAGKTTTVEILEGHRRRTAGTAEVLGEDPGTAGRAWRARIGIVLQTATDAAELTVLETVRHFAKYYPDPRVPEEVIDQVGLTEKAGARVKSLSGGQRRRVDVALGIVGRPELLFLDEPTTGFDPAARRQFWTLIEGLAHEGTTILLTTHYLDEVEALADRLAVLAGGKIVAEGTPATLGGRERAEAIVRWRDERGSHEERTPFPTKLVTQLSGAGRELAGLTVTRPSLEDVYLNLIEEES, encoded by the coding sequence ATGAGCACAGCAGTGCGAGTGCGCGGACTGCGCAAGGAATATCCGGGCCAGGTCGCCGTGGCCGGGATCGAGCTGGACATCCGGCACGGCGAGGTGTTCGCCCTGCTCGGCCCGAACGGGGCGGGCAAGACGACCACCGTGGAAATCCTGGAGGGGCACCGGCGGCGCACCGCCGGTACGGCGGAGGTGCTCGGCGAGGACCCGGGCACGGCGGGCCGCGCGTGGCGGGCCCGCATCGGCATCGTGTTGCAGACGGCCACCGACGCCGCGGAGCTGACCGTGCTGGAAACCGTGCGGCACTTCGCGAAGTACTACCCGGACCCGCGGGTCCCGGAGGAGGTGATCGACCAGGTCGGGCTGACCGAGAAGGCGGGCGCCCGGGTGAAGTCGCTCTCCGGCGGGCAGCGCCGGCGGGTGGACGTGGCGCTGGGCATCGTGGGCCGGCCGGAGCTGCTCTTCCTCGACGAGCCGACCACCGGTTTCGACCCGGCGGCCCGGCGGCAGTTCTGGACGCTGATCGAGGGGCTGGCCCACGAGGGCACCACGATCCTGCTCACCACCCACTATCTGGACGAGGTGGAGGCGCTGGCCGACCGGCTCGCCGTACTGGCCGGCGGGAAGATCGTCGCGGAGGGGACCCCGGCGACGCTCGGCGGGCGCGAACGAGCCGAGGCCATCGTGCGGTGGCGCGACGAACGCGGGAGCCACGAGGAACGGACCCCGTTCCCGACGAAGCTCGTCACGCAGTTGTCCGGCGCGGGCAGGGAGCTCGCCGGCCTGACCGTGACCCGGCCCAGTCTGGAGGACGTCTACCTGAACCTGATCGAGGAGGAATCGTGA
- a CDS encoding SDR family oxidoreductase — protein MSHKQVTAGDGVRLSVWVRGVPEGPTVVLVHGYPDNSSLWDGVVTELGRHHRVVTYDVRGAGESDKPRGRGAYRLDQLADDLAAVVDEVQPTGKVHLVAHDWGSIQAWHAVTGDRLRGRIASYTSISGPSLDHAAAWFRDQFARPTPKRLARALRQLLHSYYILLFQLPVLPELMWRTGAMRALMRRLEPDVKAPKTSDGVHGLKLYRANMGPRMARPQPRPAEVPVQVLAPSGDAYVTAPLQAEVQRWVPDLRVRRIIGSHWVACGKPGVVAAAAAELIAYAESGEESRALKRARVGAPARGRFAHRLVVITGAGSGIGRETALAFAAEGADVVVTDVHEETAKETAKMLRDKGSAAGAYTVDSSDGAAMTRFAEQVAREFGVPDIVVNNAGIGLSGSFVDTSVEDWERVVDVNLWGVIHGCRAFLPMMRERAEGGQIVNLSSAAAYLPSTTLGAYGTTKAAVLALSNSLRAELAADGIGVTAICPGLVRTNITETTRFVGVTEAEQRRRQQASTKLYARRNFGPEKVAHDILRAVEKNTAVQPSTPEAKVTYVLSRLTPGLLRAAAKLDATP, from the coding sequence ATGTCTCACAAGCAGGTGACGGCCGGCGACGGGGTCCGGCTCTCCGTCTGGGTGCGCGGGGTGCCGGAGGGACCGACCGTGGTGCTGGTGCACGGCTATCCGGACAACAGCTCGTTGTGGGACGGGGTCGTCACGGAGCTGGGCCGCCACCACCGCGTGGTGACCTACGACGTGCGCGGGGCGGGTGAGTCGGACAAGCCGCGAGGGCGCGGCGCGTACCGGCTCGATCAGCTCGCCGACGATCTGGCCGCGGTGGTGGACGAGGTGCAGCCGACCGGCAAGGTGCACCTGGTCGCGCACGACTGGGGTTCGATCCAGGCCTGGCACGCGGTCACCGGTGACCGGCTGCGCGGCCGGATCGCTTCCTACACCTCGATTTCCGGACCCAGCCTCGATCACGCCGCGGCCTGGTTCCGTGATCAGTTCGCCCGGCCGACGCCGAAACGGCTCGCGCGCGCGTTGCGGCAACTCCTGCACTCGTACTACATCCTGCTTTTCCAGCTGCCGGTGCTGCCGGAGCTGATGTGGCGCACCGGTGCGATGCGGGCGTTGATGCGCCGCCTTGAACCGGATGTGAAGGCGCCCAAGACTTCCGACGGAGTCCACGGGCTCAAGCTGTACCGCGCCAACATGGGGCCGCGGATGGCTCGGCCACAGCCACGTCCGGCGGAAGTGCCGGTGCAGGTACTCGCGCCGAGCGGCGACGCGTACGTGACCGCGCCACTTCAGGCGGAAGTGCAACGCTGGGTGCCGGATCTGCGAGTGCGGCGGATTATCGGCTCGCACTGGGTTGCCTGCGGCAAGCCGGGTGTGGTCGCCGCTGCGGCGGCGGAGCTGATCGCCTATGCGGAGAGTGGCGAGGAGAGCCGTGCGTTGAAGCGTGCGAGGGTAGGCGCGCCGGCGCGTGGCCGGTTCGCGCACCGGCTCGTCGTGATCACCGGCGCGGGCAGCGGGATCGGCCGGGAGACGGCGCTGGCGTTCGCTGCCGAGGGAGCCGACGTCGTGGTCACCGATGTGCACGAGGAAACCGCCAAGGAGACCGCGAAGATGTTGCGGGATAAGGGCTCTGCTGCTGGCGCGTACACAGTGGACTCATCCGACGGCGCGGCGATGACACGGTTCGCCGAGCAGGTGGCGCGCGAGTTCGGGGTGCCGGACATCGTGGTGAACAATGCCGGCATCGGGCTATCCGGATCCTTTGTGGACACCAGTGTCGAGGACTGGGAGAGGGTCGTGGACGTGAACCTGTGGGGAGTGATCCACGGGTGCCGCGCCTTCCTGCCGATGATGCGGGAACGGGCCGAAGGCGGGCAGATCGTGAACCTCTCCTCGGCCGCCGCCTACCTGCCGTCGACGACCCTGGGCGCTTACGGCACCACGAAAGCGGCGGTGCTGGCGTTGAGTAACAGCTTGCGGGCGGAACTGGCGGCCGATGGCATCGGGGTCACCGCGATCTGTCCGGGCCTCGTGCGTACCAACATCACCGAAACCACCCGGTTCGTCGGCGTGACCGAAGCCGAACAGCGACGGCGGCAGCAGGCTTCCACGAAGCTGTACGCACGGCGCAACTTCGGGCCGGAAAAAGTCGCGCACGACATTCTGCGCGCGGTGGAAAAGAATACCGCGGTACAACCGTCCACCCCGGAGGCGAAAGTGACCTATGTCCTTTCGCGACTTACTCCGGGATTGCTTCGGGCAGCGGCGAAACTGGACGCCACGCCGTGA
- a CDS encoding TetR/AcrR family transcriptional regulator, giving the protein MTPQARRDDLISSALDLFGSRAPELVTVDDIVAHAGVSRPLFYRYFPSLRELREQALRTVTDGLVDGLATLEEGPPAVRVRAAVRGLIEVVAHHRAGYVALLRSGSVIATSDTDAAIDEVRDRAVQLILESLGIAEPSPLVLLTPRCWTAVAEGSLLSWLQEGTVPRDDLEGWLCDQLTAMLAATKAHEG; this is encoded by the coding sequence ATGACCCCGCAGGCCCGGCGCGATGATCTGATCTCCTCGGCGCTGGACCTGTTCGGCAGCAGGGCTCCGGAGCTGGTCACGGTGGACGACATCGTCGCGCACGCCGGGGTTTCACGGCCGTTGTTCTATCGCTATTTCCCCAGCCTGCGCGAGCTGCGGGAGCAGGCTCTCCGCACGGTGACCGACGGCCTCGTCGACGGGCTCGCGACGCTGGAGGAGGGGCCGCCCGCCGTCCGGGTGCGCGCCGCCGTGCGGGGATTGATCGAGGTGGTCGCGCACCACCGGGCCGGGTATGTCGCCTTGCTGCGCAGCGGTTCGGTGATCGCCACCTCGGACACGGACGCGGCGATCGACGAGGTGCGCGACCGGGCGGTGCAGCTGATCCTCGAATCGCTGGGGATCGCCGAGCCCTCGCCGCTCGTCCTGCTCACCCCGCGTTGCTGGACGGCCGTGGCCGAGGGCTCGCTGCTGTCGTGGCTGCAGGAAGGCACGGTGCCGCGAGACGACCTGGAGGGCTGGCTCTGCGACCAGCTGACCGCCATGCTCGCCGCGACGAAGGCTCACGAAGGCTGA
- a CDS encoding citrate synthase 2 — protein sequence MTTSTTSKTEQADDGFRPGLEGVVAFHTEIAEPDRDGGALRYRGVDIEDLAGKVTFGDVWGLLVDGRFGHGLPPAEPFPLPVHTGDVRVDVQSALAMLAPIWDFGPLLDITDEQAREQLARASVMALSYVAQSARGLDRPAVPQAQVDQASSITERFLVRWRGEPNPDHVKALDAYWVSAAEHGLNASTFTARVIASTGADVAAAMSGAIGAMSGPLHGGAPARVLPMIEEVERTGDATGLVKGILDRKERLMGFGHRVYRAEDPRARVLRRTCKELGAERYEVAAALEQAALTELRERRPDHPIETNVEFWAAVILDFAQVPPRMMPSMFSSARTAGWAAHILEQKRTGRLVRPSAKYVGPGPRKPEDVEGWANVTKP from the coding sequence GTGACTACCTCTACGACCAGCAAGACCGAACAGGCCGACGACGGTTTCCGGCCGGGGCTCGAAGGCGTCGTCGCGTTTCACACCGAGATCGCCGAGCCCGATCGGGACGGCGGGGCGCTGCGCTACCGCGGCGTGGACATCGAGGACCTGGCGGGCAAGGTGACCTTCGGGGACGTCTGGGGCCTGCTGGTCGACGGGCGGTTCGGGCACGGGCTGCCGCCCGCCGAGCCGTTCCCGCTGCCGGTGCACACCGGCGACGTCCGGGTCGACGTGCAGTCCGCGCTGGCCATGCTCGCCCCGATCTGGGACTTCGGGCCGCTGCTCGACATCACCGACGAGCAGGCCCGCGAGCAGCTGGCGCGCGCCTCGGTGATGGCGCTGTCCTACGTCGCCCAGTCCGCGCGCGGGCTGGACCGGCCGGCGGTGCCGCAGGCGCAGGTGGACCAGGCGTCGTCGATCACCGAGCGGTTCCTCGTCCGCTGGCGCGGCGAGCCGAACCCGGATCACGTCAAGGCGCTCGACGCGTACTGGGTGTCGGCCGCGGAGCACGGGCTCAACGCGTCCACCTTCACCGCCCGCGTGATCGCCTCCACCGGGGCCGACGTGGCCGCTGCGATGTCCGGCGCGATCGGCGCGATGTCCGGGCCGCTGCACGGCGGGGCGCCCGCCCGGGTGCTGCCGATGATCGAGGAGGTCGAGCGCACCGGCGACGCGACCGGCCTGGTCAAGGGCATCCTGGATCGCAAGGAACGGCTGATGGGCTTCGGCCACCGCGTCTACCGCGCGGAGGACCCGCGGGCCAGGGTGCTGCGTCGCACCTGCAAGGAGCTGGGTGCCGAGCGCTACGAGGTGGCCGCCGCGCTGGAGCAGGCCGCGCTGACCGAGCTGCGGGAACGCCGCCCGGATCACCCGATCGAAACGAACGTGGAGTTCTGGGCCGCGGTGATCCTGGACTTCGCGCAGGTCCCGCCGCGGATGATGCCCTCGATGTTCTCCTCGGCCCGTACCGCGGGCTGGGCGGCGCACATCCTGGAGCAGAAGCGGACCGGCCGCCTCGTCCGTCCGTCGGCGAAGTACGTGGGCCCCGGCCCGCGCAAGCCGGAGGACGTCGAGGGCTGGGCGAACGTCACCAAGCCCTGA
- the ureC gene encoding urease subunit alpha, whose protein sequence is MTELDRIRYAELFGPTTGDRIRLADTDLLIEVTEDRSRGPAGSGDEVLFGGGKVIRESMGQSVATRAEGTPDLIITGAVILDHWGVVKADVGIRDGRIAGIGKAGNPDTMDGVDPALVIGPSTEVLAGNGRILTAGGIDCHVHFICPQLVDTALAAGLTTLVGGGTGPSEGSKATAVTPGAWNLGRTLSAMDGHPVNVLLLGKGNTVRREALREQLAAGAGGFKLHEDWGSTPAAIDACLTVADESGVQVAIHTDTLNEAGFLESTVDAIAGRSINAYHTEGAGGGHAPDIIRVAGLANVLPSSTNPTRPHTVNTLDEHLDMLMVCHHLNPSVPEDLAFAESRIRPGTIAAEDVLHDLGAISMMSSDAQAMGRIGEVIIRTWQTAHVMKRRRGALPGDGAADNLRARRYVAKYTINPAIAHGMDGEIGSVEVGKLADLVLWEPKFFGVLAQSLVDTPDAPAAADWVRSQLPARHG, encoded by the coding sequence ATGACGGAGCTCGATCGCATCCGCTACGCCGAGCTGTTCGGGCCGACCACAGGGGACCGGATCCGGCTCGCGGACACCGATCTGCTCATCGAGGTCACCGAGGACCGGTCACGCGGGCCTGCGGGCAGTGGCGACGAGGTGCTGTTCGGCGGCGGCAAGGTGATCCGCGAGTCGATGGGGCAGAGCGTGGCCACCCGCGCCGAGGGTACCCCGGACCTGATCATCACCGGTGCGGTGATTCTCGACCACTGGGGTGTGGTGAAGGCCGACGTCGGCATCCGGGACGGCCGGATCGCCGGGATCGGCAAGGCGGGTAATCCCGACACCATGGACGGGGTGGATCCCGCGTTGGTGATCGGGCCGTCCACCGAGGTGCTCGCGGGCAACGGCCGGATCCTCACCGCCGGCGGGATCGACTGCCATGTGCACTTCATCTGCCCGCAGTTGGTGGACACCGCGCTCGCTGCGGGGCTGACCACGCTGGTCGGCGGCGGCACCGGGCCGAGTGAGGGCAGCAAAGCGACCGCGGTCACGCCGGGCGCCTGGAATCTGGGCCGGACGCTGTCCGCAATGGACGGTCATCCGGTGAACGTGCTGTTGCTGGGCAAGGGAAACACCGTACGTCGTGAAGCCTTGCGGGAACAGCTGGCGGCCGGTGCGGGCGGATTCAAGCTGCACGAGGACTGGGGGTCCACCCCGGCCGCGATCGACGCCTGTCTCACTGTGGCCGACGAATCCGGGGTACAGGTGGCGATCCATACCGACACGCTCAACGAGGCGGGCTTCCTGGAGTCCACTGTGGACGCGATTGCCGGCCGGTCGATCAACGCCTACCACACCGAGGGTGCGGGCGGTGGCCACGCGCCCGACATCATCCGGGTCGCCGGGCTGGCGAACGTCCTGCCGTCCTCGACCAATCCGACTCGCCCGCACACGGTGAACACTCTGGACGAGCACCTGGACATGCTCATGGTGTGCCACCACCTCAACCCGTCCGTGCCCGAGGATCTCGCGTTCGCGGAGAGCCGGATCCGGCCGGGCACGATCGCTGCCGAGGACGTGCTGCACGATCTCGGTGCGATCTCCATGATGAGTTCCGACGCACAGGCGATGGGCCGGATCGGCGAGGTGATCATCCGGACCTGGCAGACCGCGCATGTGATGAAGCGCCGCCGCGGGGCGTTGCCCGGCGACGGCGCGGCGGACAATCTGCGCGCCCGCCGCTACGTGGCGAAGTACACGATCAACCCGGCCATCGCGCACGGGATGGACGGCGAGATCGGTTCGGTCGAGGTCGGCAAGCTGGCCGATCTCGTGCTGTGGGAGCCGAAGTTCTTCGGCGTGCTCGCACAGTCACTTGTGGACACTCCAGACGCGCCGGCGGCCGCGGACTGGGTACGTTCGCAGCTGCCGGCGCGGCACGGGTGA
- a CDS encoding TetR family transcriptional regulator produces MARTYGGIPPERRRADRRERLLGAALELFTDNGFRRTRITQLCSKAGVSTRNFYEEFDSLEDVLRTLHNRINSLALQHVSTALDEVAEAGAMTRIVRLLDAFVAAVTEDPRFPRLNYVEAIGVSPELEAQHQVWVDRWAAFIETEARRAAAAGAAPDRDYRLTAIAIVGAATGLLREWQAHEPPLPVEEVSAELRALLLAAVTHR; encoded by the coding sequence GTGGCCCGTACCTACGGTGGTATCCCGCCCGAACGAAGACGTGCCGACCGGCGGGAGCGCCTGCTGGGCGCGGCACTGGAACTATTCACCGACAATGGCTTCCGCCGGACGAGAATTACCCAGCTGTGCAGTAAGGCTGGGGTGTCCACTCGGAACTTCTACGAGGAGTTCGACAGTCTGGAAGACGTGTTGCGCACGCTCCACAACCGGATCAACTCCCTCGCCCTGCAGCACGTATCCACGGCCTTGGACGAGGTCGCCGAGGCCGGCGCGATGACCCGGATCGTGCGGTTGCTGGACGCTTTCGTGGCCGCCGTGACCGAGGATCCGCGATTCCCGCGGCTGAACTACGTCGAAGCGATTGGCGTCAGCCCGGAGCTGGAGGCACAGCATCAGGTCTGGGTCGATCGGTGGGCCGCCTTCATCGAGACCGAGGCCCGCCGCGCCGCCGCGGCGGGGGCCGCACCCGATCGCGACTACCGGCTCACCGCGATCGCGATCGTCGGCGCGGCGACCGGATTGCTGCGCGAGTGGCAGGCGCACGAGCCGCCGCTGCCGGTCGAGGAGGTGAGCGCGGAACTGCGCGCCTTGCTGCTGGCCGCGGTCACGCACCGGTGA